The following coding sequences are from one Zalophus californianus isolate mZalCal1 chromosome 5, mZalCal1.pri.v2, whole genome shotgun sequence window:
- the LOC113929371 gene encoding immunity-related GTPase family M protein 1-like isoform X2 — translation MKTSLESYWVIPLISNMTQPALSLHTVLPTPFTSAVPYHKSWNILSKPGAMNIEKALEERKLVKVVSAVRETLKTASSAPVSIAVTGNSGNGMSSFINALRGIGHGEKDAAPTGVVRTTQIPIHYSFSHFPNVELWDLPGTGATTQSLETYLEEMQFSKYDLFIIIASEQFSMNLVKLAKVIQGQGKKFYIVWTKLDRDLSTHVVSKEQLLQNIQENIQVILQNEGMCEPIIFLVSSFDPSLHDFPELRKTLHRDVCEIRYHALLENLSDTCEKVINDKAITLQRQMGSESFQDTFGIQNADHLGKCLNVYHSLFGVDDESLQEVAQSMGKPMEEYKTIMKSQDLHTVLTGDWALSWMNCNTASYLYSVLSYIPILGNTSIQYLRGWNQRRLLDIVVEDTKTILKKILKDAII, via the coding sequence GTTATTCCACTGATCAGCAACATGACACAGCCTGCCCTGTCCCTTCACACCGTATTACCTACACCTTTCACCTCTGCTGTGCCATACCATAAGAGTTGGAACATCTTATCTAAACCAGGTGCCATGAACATAGAAAAAGCCTTGGAAGAAAGGAAGTTGGTGAAGGTGGTCTCTGCAGTCAGAGAGACCCTGAAGACAGCTTCCAGTGCCCCAGTGAGCATTGCAGTGACTGGGAACTCTGGCAATGGCATGTCTTCTTTCATCAATGCACTGCGGGGAATTGGGCATGGGGAAAAGGACGCAGCTCCCACGGGTGTAGTGAGAACCACCCAGATTCCCATTCACTACTCTTTCTCCCACTTTCCCAATGTAGAGTTATGGGACCTGCCTGGCACAGGGGCTACCACCCAAAGCCTAGAGACCTATCTGGAGGAGATGCAGTTTAGCAAGTATGATCTCTTCATCATCATTGCATCTGAACAGTTCAGCATGAATCTTGTGAAGCTTGCCAAAGTCATCCAGGGACAGGGAAAGAAGTTCTACATCGTCTGGACCAAGCTGGACAGAGACCTGAGTACACATGTGGTCTCAAAGGAACAACTCCTACAGAATATCCAGGAGAATATTCAGGTAATTCTCCAGAATGAGGGAATGTGTGAACCCATCATATTCCTGGTCTCCAGCTTTGATCCCTCATTGCATGACTTCCCAGAGCTTAGGAAAACCTTGCACAGAGACGTGTGTGAGATCCGGTACCATGCTCTCCTAGAGAATCTGTCTGACACCTGTGAGAAGGTCATTAATGACAAAGCAATCACTTTGCAGAGGCAAATGGGCTCAGAGTCTTTCCAGGACACCTTTGGCATCCAGAATGCAGATCATCTTGGGAAGTGTTTGAACGTCTACCACTCGCTCTTTGGTGTGGATGATGAATCTCTCCAGGAGGTGGCCCAGAGTATGGGAAAACCCATGGAGGAGTACAAAACCATTATGAAGTCTCAGGATCTGCACACTGTCCTCACAGGGGACTGGGCATTATCGTGGATGAATTGTAATACAGCCTCTTACTTATATTCAGTTCTGAGCTACATCCCAATCTTAGGTAACACTAGTATCCAGTACCTTAGAGGGTGGAATCAGAGGCGCCTCCTTGACATAGTTGTTGAGGACACCAAGACCATActgaagaaaattctgaaagatgCCATCATCTGA
- the LOC113929371 gene encoding immunity-related GTPase family M protein 1-like isoform X1 has product MTQPALSLHTVLPTPFTSAVPYHKSWNILSKPGAMNIEKALEERKLVKVVSAVRETLKTASSAPVSIAVTGNSGNGMSSFINALRGIGHGEKDAAPTGVVRTTQIPIHYSFSHFPNVELWDLPGTGATTQSLETYLEEMQFSKYDLFIIIASEQFSMNLVKLAKVIQGQGKKFYIVWTKLDRDLSTHVVSKEQLLQNIQENIQVILQNEGMCEPIIFLVSSFDPSLHDFPELRKTLHRDVCEIRYHALLENLSDTCEKVINDKAITLQRQMGSESFQDTFGIQNADHLGKCLNVYHSLFGVDDESLQEVAQSMGKPMEEYKTIMKSQDLHTVLTGDWALSWMNCNTASYLYSVLSYIPILGNTSIQYLRGWNQRRLLDIVVEDTKTILKKILKDAII; this is encoded by the coding sequence ATGACACAGCCTGCCCTGTCCCTTCACACCGTATTACCTACACCTTTCACCTCTGCTGTGCCATACCATAAGAGTTGGAACATCTTATCTAAACCAGGTGCCATGAACATAGAAAAAGCCTTGGAAGAAAGGAAGTTGGTGAAGGTGGTCTCTGCAGTCAGAGAGACCCTGAAGACAGCTTCCAGTGCCCCAGTGAGCATTGCAGTGACTGGGAACTCTGGCAATGGCATGTCTTCTTTCATCAATGCACTGCGGGGAATTGGGCATGGGGAAAAGGACGCAGCTCCCACGGGTGTAGTGAGAACCACCCAGATTCCCATTCACTACTCTTTCTCCCACTTTCCCAATGTAGAGTTATGGGACCTGCCTGGCACAGGGGCTACCACCCAAAGCCTAGAGACCTATCTGGAGGAGATGCAGTTTAGCAAGTATGATCTCTTCATCATCATTGCATCTGAACAGTTCAGCATGAATCTTGTGAAGCTTGCCAAAGTCATCCAGGGACAGGGAAAGAAGTTCTACATCGTCTGGACCAAGCTGGACAGAGACCTGAGTACACATGTGGTCTCAAAGGAACAACTCCTACAGAATATCCAGGAGAATATTCAGGTAATTCTCCAGAATGAGGGAATGTGTGAACCCATCATATTCCTGGTCTCCAGCTTTGATCCCTCATTGCATGACTTCCCAGAGCTTAGGAAAACCTTGCACAGAGACGTGTGTGAGATCCGGTACCATGCTCTCCTAGAGAATCTGTCTGACACCTGTGAGAAGGTCATTAATGACAAAGCAATCACTTTGCAGAGGCAAATGGGCTCAGAGTCTTTCCAGGACACCTTTGGCATCCAGAATGCAGATCATCTTGGGAAGTGTTTGAACGTCTACCACTCGCTCTTTGGTGTGGATGATGAATCTCTCCAGGAGGTGGCCCAGAGTATGGGAAAACCCATGGAGGAGTACAAAACCATTATGAAGTCTCAGGATCTGCACACTGTCCTCACAGGGGACTGGGCATTATCGTGGATGAATTGTAATACAGCCTCTTACTTATATTCAGTTCTGAGCTACATCCCAATCTTAGGTAACACTAGTATCCAGTACCTTAGAGGGTGGAATCAGAGGCGCCTCCTTGACATAGTTGTTGAGGACACCAAGACCATActgaagaaaattctgaaagatgCCATCATCTGA